In Terriglobus aquaticus, the genomic window GCCTGCGGCAACTGCAGCACTCTCCCACCGCAACACTCACAGCAAGCTCACCATCGATGCTGCCGCAGCGGACTGGACCGACACCGGCGTTCCGGTACTGGCCGGCGACGCGCTCACCTTCGAGGCCAGCGGCAGCATTCAACTCGGCGACCACACGCTCTCTCCGGACGGTGCTACGCGCGGCTGGCGCGACATGCTGCGGCGTTTTCCGGTGGACACTGCCAATGCCGGCGCCCTGGTTGGCCGCATCGGCAGCCGCGCCGCGGCGGTGCCGTTCACCGTGGGCGCGCAGTCCACGCTGACGGCAACAGAGAGCGGCAATCTCTTCCTCCGCGTGAACGCCAGCAACGAGCTCCCGGCGGTGGGCCAGCTCCGCGTGCAAGTGCGCGTCACAGCCGCTGGTGCGACGCCGGCAGAAACGCCCAACACGCTGCGGACGCCGGCAAACCTCCTGAGCACGCTCTCTCCGGCGACGATGGATGCCCTGCCGCGCCGCGTTGCCGACCGCGACGGCGAGCCGGGCGACGCCACAAACTTCGCGCTGCTTGGCACCGAGCAGCAGGTGCGAACGGCTCTGGCGAATGCTGGCTGGCTTGAGGTGGATGCGAACGCGCCGGCAGCGCTGGTGCATGGCCTCTTGAATACGTTGCAGCACAAGCCCTACGTTGAGGTGCCGATGAGCACGCTGTACCTCTTTGGCCGGCCTCAGGATCTTGGGTTTGCCCGCGCTTCGGCCATTACGGTTGCGACGGAGCGACACCACCTGCGCTGCTGGAACAGCGGCGTGACTGTTGGCGGAGTGCCGCTTTGGATCGGCGCTGCCACGCACGATGTCGGCCTGGAGCGTGATCAGCGTAACGGCCAGGTGACGCACCGCATTGCGCCAGAGATCGACCAGGAGCGCGACTTCCTGCGCGACTCATTGCAGGGCAGCGGCGGAGTAGCTGCAGCGGCCTACTTTACGCCGCTGAACCCGGTGCACCAGGCGCGCACCGCCACCGGTGGCAGCTTCACCACGGACGGTCGCATGTTGGTGGTCCAGCTCCGCTGAACCCGTGTCAGCAGCGACACGGATGCGCTACGCTGTTCGCGCGTGCCAGAAGCACGCCGAGGTGGATCGATGCAGGAACGAACCACAGTCATCCCTTCTATGCGTTATCACGATGCCGACGCAGCCATCCAGTGGCTGGAACGTGCTCTCGGCTTTACGCAGCACGCCGTGTACCGTCATCCGGATAAGGGTCACGTGGTCCATGCGGAGCTGGTGCATCGCCGCAGTCGCGGTGGTGTTGGCATGGTCATGCTGGGCAGCACACACAACGAATCCGAAATGGCGACGCATTATCGCCGGCCAGCCGAGGTCGGCGGAGTCACCTCAAGCGCGTACCTGATCGTGGACGACTGCGACCCGGTCTACGCAGCAGCGCAAAGCACCAGTGCGGAGATCCTAATGACACTGCGGACCATGGACTACGGCGGCAAAGCGTTCGCCGTCCGCGACCCGGAAGGACATATCTGGTCCGTGGGTGAGTACGATCCGTTTGCTCTGCTAACTGCCTAGCCGCGGTATGGGTGCTTGGCTGTGCGCAGGCCGTGCTTACCGGTGGTGAACTCCAGTGCCAGTTGCAGGTGGAACTCCGCCAAGGCGGCATTGCGGTGGCGCCGGTACCGCTCGGCCAGTGCTGACTTCTTGCCCAGCGTGCGCGCGGCAGCACACTCCAGCGTGAGCCAGTCGTGCCACGCTCCGCCCGCTTCCTGCAGGTATTCGAAGCGCTGCGCCAAGCGCTTTGCTTCGGACGAACCT contains:
- a CDS encoding LssY C-terminal domain-containing protein, with product MRPLVASVLASALLPVRVAATQQIRTAAQTGIPSRIQILAPAATPAATAALSHRNTHSKLTIDAAAADWTDTGVPVLAGDALTFEASGSIQLGDHTLSPDGATRGWRDMLRRFPVDTANAGALVGRIGSRAAAVPFTVGAQSTLTATESGNLFLRVNASNELPAVGQLRVQVRVTAAGATPAETPNTLRTPANLLSTLSPATMDALPRRVADRDGEPGDATNFALLGTEQQVRTALANAGWLEVDANAPAALVHGLLNTLQHKPYVEVPMSTLYLFGRPQDLGFARASAITVATERHHLRCWNSGVTVGGVPLWIGAATHDVGLERDQRNGQVTHRIAPEIDQERDFLRDSLQGSGGVAAAAYFTPLNPVHQARTATGGSFTTDGRMLVVQLR
- a CDS encoding VOC family protein — translated: MRYHDADAAIQWLERALGFTQHAVYRHPDKGHVVHAELVHRRSRGGVGMVMLGSTHNESEMATHYRRPAEVGGVTSSAYLIVDDCDPVYAAAQSTSAEILMTLRTMDYGGKAFAVRDPEGHIWSVGEYDPFALLTA